Proteins from one Planctomyces sp. SH-PL62 genomic window:
- a CDS encoding DUF1501 domain-containing protein, translating into MNCQDRLLRGHDPLDVSRRWFLGQCGVGLGAMAFRELLASEARAGSPAAAGPMAVKAPHFAPKAKRVIFLFMAGGPSHLEMFDSKPQLAKFDGTLPPAELLKGYRAAFINPDAKLLGPRFKFARHGQSGTELSELLPHLARVVDDVTVVKGMSTDAFNHAPGQIMMSTGSMIFGRPSLGAWTCYGLGSEANDLPGFVVFSTGKKGPSGGNSNWGSGFLPTVYQGVQFRTGGDPVLYLSNPEGVDREIQRDSLDAIHSLDAQRLEVMGDPEIATRINSYETAFRMQMSAPDVMDLSKEPQHILDLYGVEPGKGSFAGTCLLARRLLERGVRFVEIFHEAWDQHGNLVADLKHNCADTDQACAALVQDLKQRGMLEDTLVVWGGEFGRTPMVQGGSDGRDHHPNAFTMWLAGGGSKPGISFGETDDLGFGVARDKVHVHDLNATILHLLGFDHTKLTYRFQGRDFRLTDVHGEVVSELLA; encoded by the coding sequence ATGAACTGTCAGGATCGTCTGCTACGCGGCCATGACCCGCTCGACGTCTCGCGGCGATGGTTCCTCGGCCAGTGCGGCGTGGGCCTGGGAGCGATGGCCTTCCGGGAGCTTCTGGCGTCCGAGGCCCGCGCGGGATCTCCGGCGGCGGCCGGCCCGATGGCGGTCAAGGCGCCCCACTTCGCCCCCAAGGCGAAGCGGGTCATCTTCCTGTTCATGGCCGGCGGTCCTTCGCACCTGGAGATGTTCGACTCCAAGCCCCAGCTCGCCAAGTTCGACGGCACGCTGCCCCCGGCCGAACTGCTCAAGGGCTATCGCGCGGCGTTCATCAACCCGGACGCCAAGCTGCTCGGCCCCCGGTTCAAGTTCGCCAGGCACGGCCAGTCCGGCACCGAGCTTTCCGAACTGCTGCCGCACCTGGCCCGGGTGGTCGACGACGTGACGGTGGTCAAGGGGATGTCGACCGACGCGTTCAACCACGCCCCCGGCCAGATCATGATGAGCACCGGCTCGATGATCTTCGGGAGGCCCAGCCTCGGGGCCTGGACCTGCTACGGCCTGGGGTCGGAGGCCAACGACTTGCCGGGGTTCGTCGTCTTCAGCACCGGCAAGAAGGGCCCGAGCGGCGGGAACTCGAACTGGGGGAGCGGATTCCTCCCCACCGTCTACCAGGGGGTGCAGTTCCGCACCGGCGGCGATCCGGTCCTCTACCTCTCGAATCCCGAAGGGGTCGATCGGGAGATCCAGCGAGACTCGCTGGACGCCATCCACAGCCTGGACGCCCAGCGCCTGGAGGTCATGGGCGATCCCGAGATCGCCACCCGGATCAACTCGTACGAGACGGCGTTCCGGATGCAGATGTCGGCCCCGGACGTGATGGACCTTTCCAAGGAGCCCCAGCACATCCTGGATCTCTACGGGGTGGAGCCGGGCAAGGGCTCGTTCGCCGGCACCTGCCTGCTCGCCCGCCGCCTGCTGGAGCGCGGCGTCCGGTTCGTAGAGATCTTCCATGAGGCCTGGGACCAGCACGGAAACCTCGTCGCCGACCTGAAGCACAACTGCGCCGACACCGATCAGGCCTGCGCCGCCCTGGTCCAGGACCTGAAGCAGCGCGGGATGCTGGAAGACACCCTGGTCGTCTGGGGGGGGGAGTTCGGCCGCACGCCGATGGTGCAGGGGGGCTCCGACGGTCGCGACCACCACCCCAACGCGTTCACGATGTGGCTGGCCGGCGGCGGCTCCAAACCAGGGATCAGCTTCGGCGAGACCGACGACCTGGGGTTCGGCGTCGCCCGAGACAAGGTCCACGTCCACGACCTGAACGCGACGATCCTCCATCTCCTGGGCTTCGATCACACCAAGCTGACCTATCGCTTCCAGGGGCGAGACTTCCGCCTGACCGACGTCCACGGCGAAGTCGTCAGCGAGCTGCTGGCCTGA
- a CDS encoding tetratricopeptide repeat protein, translating to MKTHLVNVVGVLVLFATASNPLRAEDGTEPPNVVGDWAYYNDMGWAAFSRGELDIAEFRFGKAIETIRPYAKAHPRLAARSYHDLSRVLCAQNRFAEARPLAKWVVEVRGLDPKTRDDAMFDSLYLLAVIERELHHDAEAAPLLVRAIAIEGKNVGLADPRLALTIKELADVEAKIGSYTEADANYRRAIRIHEYSETPTADLADALVGRAAVLDKLGREIEARAAEARAREVREQAAAAAKVRPAAR from the coding sequence GTGAAGACGCATCTCGTAAACGTCGTCGGGGTGCTCGTCCTCTTCGCGACGGCTTCGAATCCTCTCCGCGCGGAGGACGGGACCGAGCCTCCCAACGTCGTCGGCGACTGGGCCTATTACAACGACATGGGCTGGGCGGCCTTTTCCAGGGGCGAGCTCGACATCGCGGAATTCCGGTTCGGCAAGGCCATCGAGACGATCCGCCCCTACGCGAAGGCGCACCCCCGGTTGGCGGCGAGGAGTTACCACGACCTCTCTCGCGTGCTCTGCGCGCAGAATCGATTCGCCGAGGCCCGGCCGCTGGCGAAGTGGGTCGTCGAGGTCCGCGGGCTCGACCCCAAAACGCGCGACGACGCGATGTTCGACAGCCTCTACCTCCTGGCCGTGATCGAACGCGAGTTGCACCACGACGCCGAGGCCGCGCCGCTCCTCGTCCGGGCGATCGCCATCGAGGGGAAGAACGTGGGCCTGGCCGACCCCCGGCTCGCCCTCACCATCAAGGAACTCGCGGACGTCGAGGCGAAGATCGGCTCTTACACCGAGGCCGACGCCAACTATCGCCGCGCGATCCGGATCCACGAGTACTCCGAGACGCCCACCGCCGACCTCGCCGACGCGTTGGTCGGCCGCGCGGCGGTCCTCGACAAGCTCGGTCGGGAGATCGAGGCCCGCGCCGCGGAGGCGCGGGCGCGGGAGGTCCGGGAGCAGGCCGCGGCCGCCGCGAAGGTCAGGCCAGCAGCTCGCTGA
- a CDS encoding cysteine hydrolase family protein, protein MAEKNSDLHGFAPDKADGALLLIDVVNRFDFPDAEKLLAHARPIAGPLARLAARARASGVPVVYVNDNFGRWRSDFRSLVEHCLTPDAPGREFVDQIVPEESDYLVIKPKHSGFFSTTLGTLLEYLGARTLILAGVTTDICVLFTANDAYMREFRLIIPEDCVAAVEDPDSRSALGLMRRVLKADVRPSTEIDLESLSGRPGKDAPHPR, encoded by the coding sequence ATGGCCGAGAAGAACTCCGACCTCCACGGCTTCGCCCCCGACAAGGCCGACGGCGCGTTGCTGCTCATCGACGTCGTCAACCGTTTCGATTTCCCGGACGCCGAGAAGCTCCTCGCCCACGCCCGGCCGATCGCCGGACCGCTCGCCCGGCTCGCCGCCCGCGCGAGGGCCTCGGGCGTCCCCGTCGTGTACGTCAACGACAACTTCGGACGCTGGCGGTCCGACTTCCGCAGCCTCGTCGAGCATTGCCTCACGCCGGACGCACCCGGGCGAGAATTCGTCGACCAGATCGTCCCCGAGGAGTCCGACTACCTGGTCATCAAGCCCAAGCATTCGGGCTTCTTCTCCACGACCCTGGGGACCCTGCTCGAATACCTGGGCGCCAGGACGCTGATCCTCGCCGGCGTGACCACCGACATCTGCGTCCTCTTCACCGCCAACGACGCCTACATGCGCGAGTTTCGGCTGATCATCCCCGAGGACTGCGTGGCGGCCGTCGAGGATCCGGACAGCCGTTCGGCCCTCGGCCTGATGCGGCGAGTCCTCAAGGCCGACGTCCGACCGTCGACCGAGATCGACCTCGAGTCGCTGTCGGGTCGTCCTGGGAAGGACGCACCACATCCTCGTTGA